One window of Nocardia sp. NBC_00508 genomic DNA carries:
- a CDS encoding acyl-CoA dehydrogenase family protein → MNLELSDEQTAARRLAADFVDREIAPHAARWDREESVDRAIVGRLGELGFLGLTIPEQYGGSAGDHLTYCLVLEELGRGDSAVRGIVSVSLGLVAKSIHHYGTEEQKRTWLTRLTAGEALGCFGLTEPGSGSDAAQLRTRAVRDGEDWVLSGTKMFITNGTWADVALIFARTGGEGHQGITAFLVPTDSPGFTAREIHGKLGLRGQATAELVLDGVRVPDSARLHAEGKGFTVAMAALAKGRMSVAAGCVGLAKACLDAAVGYATEREQFGKPIAGHQLVQELLADIALDVDAARLLVWRVADLIDRGKEFAVESSKAKLFASEAAVRAADRAVQVFGGYGYIDEFPVGKYLRDAKVMTLYEGTSQIQKLLIGRALTGVAAF, encoded by the coding sequence GTGAACCTCGAACTCTCCGACGAGCAGACCGCGGCGCGGCGGCTGGCCGCCGATTTCGTCGATCGCGAGATCGCGCCGCATGCCGCGCGATGGGATCGCGAGGAGTCCGTCGACCGGGCGATCGTCGGGCGGTTGGGCGAACTCGGCTTCCTCGGACTCACCATCCCCGAGCAGTACGGCGGCAGCGCGGGCGACCATCTCACCTACTGCCTGGTCCTGGAGGAACTCGGGCGCGGCGACTCGGCCGTGCGCGGCATCGTCTCGGTCTCGCTCGGCTTGGTCGCCAAGTCGATTCACCACTACGGCACCGAGGAACAGAAGCGGACCTGGTTGACGCGGCTCACCGCGGGCGAGGCGCTCGGGTGTTTCGGGCTGACCGAACCGGGCAGCGGATCCGATGCCGCCCAGCTGCGCACCCGCGCGGTGCGCGACGGCGAGGACTGGGTCCTGTCGGGCACCAAGATGTTCATCACCAACGGCACCTGGGCCGACGTCGCGCTGATCTTCGCGCGCACCGGCGGCGAAGGACATCAGGGCATCACCGCTTTCCTGGTCCCCACCGACTCCCCCGGCTTCACAGCGCGCGAGATCCACGGCAAGCTCGGATTGCGCGGGCAGGCCACCGCCGAACTGGTGCTCGACGGCGTACGCGTACCCGACAGCGCCCGGCTGCACGCCGAGGGCAAGGGCTTCACCGTGGCGATGGCGGCGCTGGCCAAGGGCCGCATGTCGGTCGCGGCCGGGTGCGTCGGCCTGGCCAAGGCGTGTCTGGACGCCGCGGTCGGCTACGCCACCGAACGCGAGCAATTCGGCAAGCCCATCGCGGGGCACCAACTCGTGCAGGAACTACTCGCCGACATAGCGCTGGACGTGGACGCGGCCCGGCTGCTGGTCTGGCGGGTCGCCGATCTCATCGACCGCGGTAAGGAGTTCGCGGTGGAGTCCTCGAAGGCGAAACTGTTCGCCTCCGAGGCCGCGGTACGCGCGGCCGACCGGGCGGTGCAAGTGTTCGGCGGCTACGGCTACATCGACGAGTTCCCCGTCGGCAAGTACTTGCGTGACGCCAAGGTGATGACCCTGTACGAGGGCACCAGCCAGATCCAGAAACTGCTCATCGGGCGCGCATTGACCGGCGTGGCCGCCTTCTGA
- the fabG gene encoding 3-oxoacyl-ACP reductase FabG: protein MHRFTDRVAVVTGAAQGIGAATALRLAAEGAAVAVLDRNSPGETAARITAAGGVARSYVCDVTDRASVQAAFDRAASDLGNPQILVKNAGINRDELFFRLSEDAWNAVLAVNLTGAYHCAQVAQTFMVAQRYGRIVSLSSRSALGNRGQANYAAAKAGIHGLTATLAIELGRYNITVNAVAPGYIATAMTAATANRVGMTAEDHQKTVAERTPLGRVGQPEEVAAVIAFLASDEASYVSGQTLYVNGGAR, encoded by the coding sequence ATGCACCGCTTCACCGATCGGGTCGCCGTGGTCACCGGCGCGGCCCAGGGCATCGGCGCGGCCACGGCGCTGCGCCTGGCCGCCGAGGGCGCCGCCGTCGCCGTACTCGACCGCAACTCCCCCGGCGAAACCGCCGCACGGATCACCGCGGCAGGCGGTGTGGCGCGCAGTTACGTCTGCGACGTCACCGACCGCGCCTCAGTCCAGGCCGCCTTCGACCGCGCCGCCAGCGATCTCGGCAACCCGCAGATCCTGGTGAAAAACGCGGGCATCAACCGAGACGAGCTGTTCTTCCGCCTGTCCGAGGACGCCTGGAACGCCGTCCTCGCGGTCAACCTGACCGGTGCGTACCACTGCGCGCAGGTCGCGCAGACATTCATGGTGGCCCAGCGCTACGGCCGGATCGTGTCGCTGTCGAGCCGCTCGGCACTGGGCAATCGCGGTCAGGCCAACTACGCGGCCGCCAAGGCGGGCATCCACGGCTTGACCGCGACGCTCGCCATCGAGCTCGGCCGCTACAACATCACCGTGAACGCGGTAGCGCCGGGCTATATCGCCACCGCGATGACCGCCGCCACCGCGAACCGGGTCGGCATGACCGCCGAAGACCATCAGAAGACTGTCGCGGAACGCACGCCGCTGGGCCGGGTCGGACAGCCCGAGGAGGTCGCGGCGGTCATCGCCTTCCTCGCCAGCGACGAGGCGAGCTACGTCAGCGGCCAGACGCTGTACGTCAACGGCGGCGCGCGCTAG
- a CDS encoding helix-turn-helix transcriptional regulator has protein sequence MDRTELAALLRHARDRARPGDVGLPAGSRRQVPGLRREEVAQLAGVSVDYVVRLEQGRGPHPSSSVLAALARALRLNDEDRTLLFQFAGAAPPQEGRIDMVVRPSMLRLLDRMVDLPALVLSAKADVLAWNPMAVALFGDFTAWPPAQRNVIWQRFLGTERGRIAMTPAEADNAAALSVASLRSARARYPDDPGLLRLVSELRSRSPRFEQLWTARRAGQWRSESKTIDHPELGQLRLDCDTLLVPDTDQAMVVYSAAPGSPEASALDLLRVTGTQRFTIAESSG, from the coding sequence GTGGATCGAACCGAGCTGGCCGCGTTGCTCCGGCATGCGCGCGACCGGGCACGACCGGGCGATGTCGGGCTGCCCGCGGGGTCGCGCAGGCAGGTGCCCGGGCTGCGACGCGAGGAGGTCGCGCAGCTCGCGGGCGTGAGCGTGGACTACGTGGTGCGGTTGGAGCAGGGCCGCGGTCCCCATCCGTCCAGTTCGGTGCTGGCCGCGCTCGCTCGCGCGCTGCGGCTCAACGACGAGGACCGCACGCTGCTGTTCCAGTTCGCGGGGGCGGCGCCACCACAGGAGGGCCGCATCGACATGGTGGTGCGGCCGAGCATGCTACGTCTGCTGGACCGAATGGTGGACCTGCCCGCGCTGGTGCTGTCGGCGAAAGCGGATGTGCTGGCGTGGAATCCGATGGCGGTCGCGTTGTTCGGCGATTTCACCGCTTGGCCGCCTGCCCAGCGCAATGTCATCTGGCAGCGGTTCCTCGGCACCGAACGCGGACGCATCGCGATGACGCCCGCCGAAGCCGACAACGCTGCCGCGCTGTCGGTGGCGAGCCTGCGCAGTGCGCGCGCCCGCTACCCCGACGATCCCGGACTACTCCGGTTGGTCTCCGAACTCCGTTCGCGCAGCCCCCGTTTCGAGCAACTGTGGACCGCACGACGGGCCGGTCAGTGGCGCAGCGAAAGCAAGACCATCGATCACCCGGAACTCGGCCAACTGCGGCTGGACTGCGATACCCTGCTGGTCCCGGACACCGACCAGGCCATGGTGGTCTACTCCGCGGCGCCGGGAAGCCCGGAAGCCTCGGCGCTGGATCTGCTGCGGGTCACCGGAACGCAGCGCTTCACCATCGCCGAGTCTTCTGGCTGA
- a CDS encoding excinuclease ABC subunit UvrA — protein sequence MPSAESAVVPDVIRVLRASEHNLRDVSLEIPKNKITVFTGVSGSGKSSIVFDTIAVESQRQLYATFPAFILNFLPRYERPHAEAIENLTAPVIIDQQPVGGGPRSTVGTMTDIFSMVRAMFARFGSPSAGFVYNYSFNVPQGMCPDCDGLGVTVRADPDRLLDRTKSLNEGAILVPGYGVGSGDWQLYGKSGRFDPDKKLSDYTDEEFHDLLYGTGGKVELTFSKGTWKANYEGIATKFTRTRLQRDTSTLSEKTREQMQRFLTEGVCATCAGARLNQAALATKIDGRNIADWARLQITDLMLVLDQITDPAAAGLAGAIRTALGRVADIGLGYLSLDRPTSTLSGGEGQRLKMIKHLSSTLIGLTYIFDEPSVGLHPRDVGRLNNLLKALRDKGNTVIVVEHDPDVIQIADHVVDVGPRAGVHGGQVVFQGSFADLRAADTPTGAGLRRPFRVKETFRSGTGELLIQGATVHNLKNVTVGIPTGILTSITGVAGSGKSSLIRDVFVVEHPEAIFVDQSPIAASSRSTPATYLGLMDPVRKLFAKATGESPGLFSFNSAGACKQCEGRGVIITEIAYMDPVTTHCDACDGRRFSDDVLALTLRGKSIADVLEMTAEEALGFFAEKALHTKLRTMNEVGLDYLSLGQAMSTLSGGERQRIKLATQLQNTGSVYVLDEPTTGLHMSDVDTLLALMDGLVERGNTVVVVEHNLDVVAHSDWVIDLGPDGGKDGGEIVFTGTPAELLTDPTSLTGEYLRRYKAA from the coding sequence ATGCCTTCCGCCGAATCCGCCGTTGTTCCCGACGTCATCCGAGTGCTCAGAGCCAGCGAGCACAATCTTCGCGACGTGTCGCTGGAGATCCCCAAGAACAAGATCACCGTTTTCACCGGCGTCTCCGGTTCCGGCAAGTCCTCGATCGTCTTCGACACCATCGCCGTCGAATCGCAGCGCCAGCTCTACGCCACCTTTCCCGCGTTCATCCTGAATTTCCTGCCCCGCTATGAGCGGCCGCACGCGGAAGCCATCGAGAACCTCACCGCGCCGGTGATCATCGATCAGCAGCCCGTGGGCGGCGGACCGCGCTCCACCGTGGGCACGATGACCGACATCTTCTCGATGGTGCGCGCGATGTTCGCCCGATTCGGCTCGCCTTCGGCCGGTTTCGTCTACAACTACTCCTTCAACGTGCCGCAGGGCATGTGCCCCGACTGCGACGGCCTCGGCGTCACGGTGCGCGCCGATCCGGACCGGCTGCTGGACCGGACCAAGTCGCTCAACGAGGGCGCGATCCTGGTGCCGGGTTACGGTGTGGGCAGCGGGGATTGGCAGCTGTACGGCAAATCCGGCCGATTCGATCCGGACAAGAAGCTGTCGGACTATACCGACGAGGAATTCCACGACCTGCTCTACGGCACCGGCGGCAAGGTCGAGCTGACCTTCAGCAAGGGCACTTGGAAAGCGAACTACGAAGGCATCGCCACCAAGTTCACCCGCACCAGGCTGCAGCGGGACACCTCCACGCTCAGCGAGAAGACCCGGGAGCAGATGCAGCGATTCCTCACCGAGGGTGTCTGCGCGACCTGCGCGGGCGCGCGGCTCAACCAGGCGGCGCTGGCCACGAAGATCGACGGCCGCAATATCGCGGACTGGGCGCGGTTGCAGATCACCGATCTGATGCTGGTGCTCGACCAGATCACCGACCCGGCCGCGGCGGGTCTGGCCGGTGCCATCCGGACCGCGCTCGGGCGTGTGGCCGACATCGGCCTCGGGTATCTCAGCCTCGATCGGCCGACCTCGACCTTGTCGGGTGGCGAGGGCCAGCGGCTGAAGATGATCAAGCACCTCTCCAGCACGCTGATCGGATTGACCTACATTTTCGACGAACCCAGCGTGGGGCTGCACCCGCGGGATGTCGGGCGGTTGAACAACCTGCTGAAGGCGTTGCGGGACAAGGGAAACACGGTGATCGTGGTGGAGCACGATCCGGATGTCATCCAGATCGCCGACCACGTCGTCGACGTCGGCCCGCGCGCGGGCGTGCATGGTGGGCAGGTGGTGTTCCAGGGCAGTTTCGCCGACCTCCGCGCGGCCGACACGCCGACCGGCGCCGGGCTGCGCCGACCCTTCCGCGTCAAGGAGACCTTCCGCAGCGGCACGGGTGAGCTGCTCATCCAGGGTGCGACGGTGCACAACCTGAAGAACGTGACCGTCGGGATCCCGACCGGCATCCTGACCTCCATCACCGGTGTCGCGGGCTCGGGCAAGAGCAGCCTGATCCGGGATGTGTTCGTGGTCGAACACCCGGAGGCGATCTTCGTCGACCAGTCGCCGATCGCGGCGTCGTCCCGGTCCACGCCCGCGACCTATCTCGGCCTGATGGATCCGGTCCGCAAGCTGTTCGCCAAGGCGACGGGAGAATCGCCGGGCCTGTTCAGCTTCAACTCCGCGGGCGCGTGCAAGCAGTGTGAGGGCCGCGGCGTGATCATCACCGAGATCGCCTACATGGATCCGGTGACCACCCACTGCGACGCCTGCGACGGGCGGCGATTCTCCGACGATGTGCTCGCCCTGACTCTGCGCGGCAAGTCGATCGCCGACGTGCTGGAGATGACGGCCGAAGAGGCGCTGGGCTTCTTCGCGGAGAAGGCGCTGCACACCAAGTTGCGCACCATGAACGAGGTCGGCTTGGACTATCTGAGCCTGGGCCAGGCGATGAGCACGCTGTCCGGCGGCGAACGGCAGCGGATCAAGCTGGCCACGCAGCTGCAGAACACCGGAAGTGTCTACGTGCTCGACGAACCCACTACCGGCCTGCACATGTCGGATGTGGACACTCTGCTCGCGCTGATGGACGGCCTGGTCGAGCGAGGCAATACGGTCGTGGTGGTCGAACACAACCTCGACGTGGTCGCCCACTCGGACTGGGTGATCGACCTGGGTCCTGACGGCGGCAAGGATGGCGGCGAGATCGTGTTCACCGGAACGCCTGCCGAATTGCTCACCGACCCGACCTCGCTCACTGGCGAGTACCTGCGCCGGTACAAGGCGGCGTAG
- a CDS encoding class I SAM-dependent methyltransferase: MHEDPYWNHNTHYHPWLLKQVPDSARTALDIGCGDGLLAGKLARRGLTVTGIDVDAGILAQTTPSATAVRLEQADFLDYPGTFDIVTTVATLHHVPLREGMSALRRMVAPGGTLAVVGLWNMTPRNDFHYLPLLPAIWALDAVHRVGGPGARVRDPQEGYADIHTAAAELLPGARLRRRLMWRYTLLWRKPA, translated from the coding sequence GTGCACGAGGATCCCTACTGGAATCACAACACCCACTACCACCCCTGGCTGCTGAAGCAAGTCCCGGACTCGGCGCGCACGGCCCTCGATATCGGCTGCGGCGACGGACTGTTGGCGGGCAAGCTGGCCCGTCGCGGACTCACGGTCACCGGAATCGATGTCGACGCAGGGATCCTCGCGCAAACGACGCCCTCCGCTACCGCCGTACGGCTCGAGCAGGCCGATTTCCTCGACTATCCCGGCACTTTCGACATCGTGACCACCGTGGCGACCCTGCACCACGTTCCGCTGCGCGAAGGCATGTCCGCGCTGCGCCGCATGGTCGCGCCCGGCGGCACCCTGGCCGTTGTGGGGCTCTGGAACATGACCCCGCGCAACGACTTCCACTACCTCCCGCTGCTGCCCGCAATCTGGGCTCTGGACGCTGTACACAGAGTGGGCGGGCCCGGCGCGCGGGTACGCGATCCCCAGGAGGGCTACGCCGATATCCATACCGCCGCAGCGGAACTCCTGCCCGGAGCCCGGCTACGGCGACGACTCATGTGGCGCTACACCCTGCTCTGGCGCAAGCCAGCATGA
- a CDS encoding LLM class F420-dependent oxidoreductase, which yields MTAQRPFRFGVNMVVPESRSYWIEKCRRAEELGFDVVGVADHLGLPAPFPAMILAAEATERVRLNTFVLNTAFYNPVLLARDVAGADQFTDGRVELGLGAGYVQAEFEAAGIPFESGRKRVEHLENTVITLRSLFSDPEYQPQPAQPSGPPVLIGGWGDRLLAVAARHADIIAFTGAAAARNGGPLQMAGLAETEERVTYVRELLGPRLDKVEFNILVQRVVPPAERASVLEVFGPALPPDVADSPEDHPILLMGTPEEMADRLRDRRDRYGISYITVLEDSMEKFAPVIQLLR from the coding sequence GTGACTGCGCAGCGCCCCTTCCGGTTCGGTGTCAACATGGTGGTCCCCGAGTCCCGGTCGTACTGGATCGAAAAGTGCCGTAGGGCAGAGGAACTCGGCTTCGACGTGGTCGGCGTCGCCGATCACCTCGGACTTCCCGCGCCGTTCCCCGCGATGATTCTGGCCGCCGAGGCGACCGAGCGAGTGCGGTTGAACACCTTCGTGCTCAACACCGCGTTCTACAACCCGGTGCTGCTGGCCCGGGACGTGGCCGGCGCCGATCAGTTCACCGACGGACGAGTCGAACTCGGCCTCGGCGCGGGCTACGTGCAGGCCGAGTTCGAAGCCGCGGGTATCCCGTTCGAGAGCGGCCGCAAACGCGTCGAGCACCTGGAGAACACCGTAATCACGCTACGTAGCCTGTTCTCGGACCCGGAGTACCAGCCGCAGCCCGCGCAGCCGTCGGGCCCGCCCGTGCTCATCGGCGGCTGGGGTGATCGGCTGTTGGCCGTGGCCGCGCGGCACGCCGACATCATCGCCTTCACCGGCGCGGCGGCCGCACGCAACGGCGGACCATTGCAGATGGCCGGACTCGCCGAAACCGAGGAGCGCGTCACCTACGTGCGGGAATTGCTCGGTCCCCGGCTGGACAAGGTCGAGTTCAACATCCTTGTCCAGCGGGTGGTTCCGCCCGCCGAACGCGCGAGCGTGCTCGAGGTCTTCGGCCCCGCGCTGCCGCCGGACGTCGCCGACTCCCCTGAGGATCATCCCATCCTGCTCATGGGCACCCCCGAGGAGATGGCCGACCGCCTGCGCGATCGTCGCGACCGCTACGGCATCAGCTACATCACCGTCCTCGAGGACAGTATGGAGAAGTTCGCTCCGGTCATCCAGCTGCTGCGCTGA
- a CDS encoding SDR family oxidoreductase encodes MSTRVLVTGATGFVAGQVIAELLEHGYAVRATVRDLAATGKRAHLVELAERTGGELEFTRADLDRDDGWTAAVSGCTEVMHVASPFPTTPPDDERELIDTAVEGTLRVLRACAAVDGVRRVVLTSSTAAIAYGHAADAVRTEADWTVVERSAAYQKSKTLAERAAWDFVGKLPADDAFELVVVNPGMVLGPVRSAATSTSHEPVRRLLARDIPGTPRVGWAPVDVRDLAVAHRLALETPEAAGNRYICAGEHLWMGDMARVLAEEYGPRGFRVPTRQLPNWLVRSVAIFDKGVRLTVPTLGRTELLSAEKARRELGWTMRPVRESLLDTAESLLQHGIVAAPTQRKTGSWPPARSAARV; translated from the coding sequence ATGAGCACACGGGTATTGGTCACCGGCGCGACGGGATTCGTCGCCGGTCAGGTCATCGCCGAGTTGCTGGAGCACGGCTACGCCGTGCGCGCGACGGTCCGCGACCTCGCGGCCACCGGCAAACGAGCGCACCTGGTCGAGCTGGCCGAGCGCACCGGGGGCGAGCTGGAGTTCACCCGAGCGGACCTGGACCGCGACGACGGCTGGACGGCCGCTGTCTCCGGCTGCACCGAGGTCATGCACGTCGCCTCGCCGTTCCCGACGACACCGCCGGACGACGAACGCGAGCTCATCGACACCGCGGTCGAGGGAACCCTGCGCGTGTTGCGCGCCTGCGCCGCCGTCGACGGCGTGCGCCGAGTGGTGTTGACCTCGTCGACCGCGGCGATCGCCTACGGGCATGCCGCGGACGCGGTGCGCACCGAGGCCGACTGGACGGTGGTCGAGCGCAGCGCGGCCTATCAGAAGAGCAAGACCCTGGCCGAGCGGGCGGCATGGGACTTCGTCGGAAAGCTGCCGGCCGACGACGCGTTCGAGCTGGTAGTCGTCAATCCCGGCATGGTGCTCGGGCCGGTACGGTCCGCGGCGACGAGCACCTCGCACGAGCCCGTGCGCAGGCTGCTGGCCCGGGACATCCCTGGCACACCCCGGGTCGGCTGGGCCCCGGTGGACGTGCGCGATCTCGCGGTGGCGCATCGTCTCGCGCTGGAGACGCCGGAAGCCGCGGGCAACCGCTATATCTGCGCGGGTGAGCACCTCTGGATGGGCGACATGGCACGCGTCCTCGCCGAGGAGTACGGCCCGCGCGGGTTCCGGGTTCCGACCAGGCAGCTGCCGAACTGGCTGGTGCGCTCGGTCGCGATCTTCGACAAAGGCGTTCGGCTCACCGTGCCGACGCTGGGACGCACCGAACTGCTCAGTGCCGAGAAGGCTCGTCGCGAACTGGGCTGGACCATGCGACCGGTCCGGGAATCGCTGTTGGACACCGCCGAAAGCCTGCTCCAGCACGGGATCGTCGCGGCGCCGACCCAGCGGAAGACCGGGTCGTGGCCACCGGCTCGGTCGGCCGCGCGCGTGTGA
- a CDS encoding TetR/AcrR family transcriptional regulator, whose amino-acid sequence MKRTSYHHGALRDALLAACLRLIETEGLAAVSLRRVAREAGVSTAAPYHHFPDRAALLATLSTQGFQLLGEQLAAARADAATPMAALTALADTYVRFSREQPAYFRLMFRPELSQPDKHPDAMAAGDAAFAVLADAIAECVRAGTLPTDKADTLAVMFWGLGHGLASLWLDGQLEKRAGQFGATASDLVDDVMRTFAALIEPSAPPLT is encoded by the coding sequence GTGAAGCGGACCAGTTATCACCACGGCGCCCTGCGCGACGCGCTGCTGGCCGCCTGCCTGCGTTTGATCGAGACCGAGGGCCTCGCCGCGGTCAGTCTGCGCCGGGTTGCCCGCGAGGCCGGAGTGAGCACCGCCGCGCCCTACCATCACTTTCCCGACCGGGCCGCCTTGCTCGCGACGCTGTCCACCCAGGGCTTCCAGTTGCTCGGCGAACAGTTGGCAGCCGCCCGCGCGGACGCGGCCACGCCCATGGCAGCCCTCACGGCGCTGGCCGATACCTACGTCCGGTTCTCCCGCGAGCAACCGGCCTATTTCCGATTGATGTTCCGGCCCGAGCTCTCCCAGCCCGACAAACACCCCGACGCCATGGCCGCGGGCGACGCCGCGTTCGCCGTGCTCGCCGACGCGATCGCCGAATGTGTGCGGGCGGGGACGCTACCCACCGACAAAGCCGACACGCTGGCGGTCATGTTCTGGGGACTCGGCCACGGCTTGGCCTCGCTGTGGCTGGACGGACAGTTGGAAAAACGCGCGGGACAGTTCGGCGCCACCGCGTCGGATCTGGTGGACGACGTCATGCGGACCTTCGCCGCACTGATCGAGCCCAGCGCACCGCCGCTGACCTAA
- a CDS encoding nuclear transport factor 2 family protein, with product MNAQLDPTVQEFVDALNANDQDRFYAVLTDDATMSDDGVERNLTQWTAAEIFDSNGRMQVESIGDDGTELVADYTNSRWGSMRTNWRFVVRDGKVSRFETGQA from the coding sequence ATGAACGCCCAGCTGGATCCGACGGTGCAGGAGTTCGTCGACGCGCTCAACGCCAACGATCAGGACCGGTTCTACGCGGTGCTCACCGATGACGCGACCATGTCCGACGACGGCGTGGAACGCAACCTCACCCAGTGGACCGCAGCGGAGATATTCGATAGCAACGGCCGCATGCAGGTCGAATCCATCGGTGACGACGGCACCGAACTGGTTGCCGACTACACCAATTCGCGGTGGGGGTCGATGCGCACCAACTGGCGGTTCGTCGTGCGCGACGGCAAGGTGAGCCGCTTCGAGACCGGACAGGCCTGA
- a CDS encoding alkaline phosphatase family protein has translation MFVAPRYGMDSLADLFPSVLAGLGVPGADDRLGLELHVDRVCVLLIDGLGYEALTANPAAAPFLSGLAPARLTAGFPTTTATSLSSLGVGAPPGEHGIVGYLLNIPGYDRLLNPLAWRLHGDPTKADLRTELLPEEFQPLPTVFERAAADGIAVAQVSPRDQAGSGLTRAVFRGCEFRPQVSVGDLVANVAEAVRCGPRSLVYTYHGYLDLTGHVRGPSSRAWELELAHADRLAAALAEQLPPGAALLVTADHGMVELDGRVDFDTTAALRDGVRELGGEARARHVYTVAGAGADVEAAWQDTLGADFEVLTRDAAVARGWFGPTVTRSIAERIGDLVVVARGRRGVIRSGIEPLQSRLIGHHGSLTPAEMNVPLCVFRA, from the coding sequence GTGTTCGTCGCGCCCCGCTACGGTATGGATTCTCTGGCCGATCTGTTTCCCTCGGTCCTGGCCGGACTCGGCGTGCCCGGCGCCGACGACCGCCTGGGTCTCGAACTCCACGTCGACCGGGTCTGCGTCCTGCTGATCGACGGGCTCGGCTACGAAGCGCTCACCGCGAATCCCGCTGCGGCGCCGTTCCTGTCCGGCCTCGCGCCCGCGCGGCTGACGGCCGGGTTCCCGACCACGACCGCCACCAGCCTGAGCTCGCTCGGGGTCGGCGCCCCGCCCGGCGAGCACGGGATCGTCGGCTATCTGCTCAATATCCCCGGCTACGACCGGCTGCTGAATCCGCTGGCCTGGCGGCTGCACGGCGACCCGACCAAAGCCGATCTGCGCACCGAGCTCCTGCCCGAGGAATTCCAGCCCCTCCCAACGGTTTTCGAACGCGCCGCAGCCGACGGAATCGCGGTCGCTCAGGTCTCGCCGCGCGATCAGGCCGGGTCGGGGCTGACCAGAGCGGTCTTCCGCGGGTGCGAATTCCGCCCGCAGGTGTCCGTCGGCGACCTCGTCGCCAACGTGGCCGAGGCGGTGCGGTGCGGGCCGCGCTCGCTGGTCTACACCTACCACGGCTACCTCGACCTCACCGGACACGTGCGCGGCCCCTCGTCCCGAGCCTGGGAATTGGAGCTCGCCCACGCCGACCGGCTAGCCGCCGCACTGGCCGAACAACTGCCGCCCGGCGCGGCGCTGCTGGTCACCGCCGACCACGGCATGGTGGAACTGGACGGACGCGTCGATTTCGACACCACCGCCGCGTTGCGTGATGGAGTCCGCGAACTGGGCGGCGAGGCCCGCGCCCGGCACGTCTACACCGTCGCGGGCGCGGGCGCCGACGTCGAAGCGGCCTGGCAGGACACGCTCGGCGCCGACTTCGAGGTACTCACCAGGGATGCGGCGGTGGCCCGCGGCTGGTTCGGCCCGACGGTCACCCGCTCGATCGCCGAGCGCATCGGCGATCTCGTCGTGGTCGCCCGCGGGCGGCGTGGCGTCATCCGTAGCGGCATCGAACCGTTGCAGTCGCGGCTGATCGGCCACCACGGTTCGCTCACCCCGGCGGAGATGAACGTCCCGCTGTGCGTCTTCCGCGCCTGA
- a CDS encoding MmcQ/YjbR family DNA-binding protein: MATVSRRARLADVHETASGMPHVTRIDGPRGNPVYQVGGRSFVFFRNPRPDAFDPVTGERYADVIVFWVPSESDKQALVQDPDSPFFTTRHFDGHPSVLVRACRIGELSRAELTEVIQDAWLARASRKRAADWLATHPPR, translated from the coding sequence ATGGCGACCGTTTCGCGGCGGGCCCGCCTCGCCGATGTCCACGAGACAGCCTCCGGCATGCCGCATGTGACGCGTATCGACGGACCACGCGGCAATCCGGTCTATCAGGTCGGCGGCAGATCGTTCGTGTTCTTCCGGAATCCGCGTCCAGATGCCTTCGATCCGGTGACCGGCGAGCGCTACGCCGATGTGATCGTGTTCTGGGTGCCGTCGGAGTCGGACAAGCAGGCGCTGGTCCAGGACCCGGACTCGCCGTTCTTCACGACCCGGCATTTCGACGGGCATCCCTCGGTGCTGGTGCGCGCGTGCCGCATCGGCGAGCTGAGCCGTGCGGAACTCACCGAGGTGATCCAGGATGCCTGGCTGGCGCGGGCCTCGCGCAAGCGGGCGGCGGACTGGCTCGCCACCCACCCGCCACGCTGA